The following coding sequences lie in one Erwinia amylovora genomic window:
- the uhpC gene encoding MFS transporter family glucose-6-phosphate receptor UhpC: MIKWIKSAPEQPLLADKEHVDDTYRYWRIQIMLGMYVGYAVYYLTRKSFNYVMPEMLQDLGFTIADVGLISTLFYFMYGASRFISGVLSDAANPRYFMGIGLILTGVLNILFGVSSSLFALIVLWIANAFFQGWGWAPCAKLLTSWYSRNERGFWWAACNTSHNVGGAVIPLLAGVLAVHHGWRYGMIVPGVIAIISGCFLCFRLRDRPASMGLPSVGRWRSDRQELDQEQKSAKLPLMLMLKKYIFFNKYIWLLATSYVFVYVVRIGINDWGNLYLTQNHGFSLVKANSALTMLEVGGFIGTIVAGWGSDKLFAGNRVPMNIIFMIGILLSVLLIWLLRIDSYVFNAICFFFIGFFIFGPQMLIGMAAAESSHKNSAGAATGFVGIFGYLGAALSGWPLAKVLESWSWDGFFVVLSVTTLASTLLLLPLAIEPRRAKPEAADES; this comes from the coding sequence ATGATTAAATGGATAAAGTCAGCCCCGGAGCAACCATTACTTGCAGATAAAGAGCACGTTGATGATACGTATCGTTATTGGCGTATTCAGATCATGCTTGGCATGTATGTTGGCTATGCCGTGTACTACTTAACCCGTAAAAGCTTTAACTACGTGATGCCGGAGATGCTGCAAGATCTGGGATTCACCATTGCGGACGTCGGGCTGATCAGCACGCTATTTTATTTTATGTATGGCGCTTCACGTTTTATTTCCGGGGTGCTAAGCGATGCTGCTAACCCGCGTTATTTTATGGGCATCGGTTTGATTCTGACAGGAGTGCTGAATATTTTGTTCGGTGTCAGCTCATCGTTATTCGCCCTGATCGTGTTATGGATTGCCAATGCGTTCTTCCAGGGGTGGGGGTGGGCTCCTTGTGCCAAACTGCTCACTAGCTGGTATTCGCGCAATGAGCGGGGATTCTGGTGGGCAGCTTGCAATACATCGCACAATGTTGGCGGGGCTGTTATCCCCCTGTTGGCCGGTGTGTTGGCTGTTCATCACGGCTGGCGCTACGGGATGATCGTGCCGGGGGTTATTGCCATTATAAGTGGCTGCTTTCTTTGCTTTCGCCTGCGCGATCGCCCAGCTTCAATGGGGTTGCCGTCGGTAGGACGCTGGCGCAGCGATAGACAGGAACTCGATCAAGAGCAAAAAAGCGCAAAACTGCCTCTGATGTTGATGTTGAAAAAATATATTTTTTTCAATAAATACATATGGTTGCTTGCCACATCATATGTATTTGTTTACGTTGTGCGCATTGGCATTAACGACTGGGGTAACCTGTATCTGACACAAAATCATGGCTTCTCGCTGGTGAAAGCTAACTCAGCGTTGACGATGCTGGAAGTCGGCGGCTTTATTGGCACTATCGTGGCTGGCTGGGGCTCTGATAAGCTGTTTGCGGGTAACCGGGTGCCCATGAATATCATTTTTATGATCGGTATTTTGCTCAGCGTGCTTTTGATATGGCTGTTACGTATTGATAGCTATGTGTTTAATGCCATCTGCTTTTTCTTTATCGGTTTCTTCATCTTTGGCCCCCAGATGCTGATTGGTATGGCAGCGGCAGAGTCCTCCCACAAAAATTCAGCAGGAGCTGCGACCGGGTTCGTTGGCATCTTTGGCTATCTTGGTGCCGCTCTGTCGGGATGGCCGCTGGCTAAAGTGTTGGAAAGCTGGAGCTGGGATGGCTTCTTCGTTGTCTTGTCTGTAACAACCTTAGCTTCAACGCTCCTGTTATTACCTCTGGCCATCGAACCACGGCGCGCAAAGCCCGAAGCTGCGGATGAAAGCTGA
- the rraB gene encoding ribonuclease E inhibitor RraB has product MANEALLEEQREETRLIIEELLDDGSDPDALYTIEHHFSCDSFDALEKAAVEAFKLGYEVTEPEELDLEDGTKVMCCDILSEGALNAELIDAQVEQLVDVAGKFNVDYDGWGTYFEDPDAQDEDDENDAHLDGEDNGVRH; this is encoded by the coding sequence ATGGCTAACGAAGCATTACTGGAAGAGCAGCGCGAAGAGACGCGGCTGATTATTGAAGAACTGCTGGATGATGGCAGCGACCCGGACGCGCTGTATACCATCGAGCACCATTTTTCCTGTGACAGTTTTGATGCGCTGGAAAAAGCGGCGGTGGAAGCCTTCAAGCTGGGCTACGAAGTGACCGAGCCGGAAGAGCTGGATCTGGAGGACGGCACAAAAGTGATGTGCTGCGATATTCTTAGCGAAGGCGCGCTTAATGCCGAGCTGATTGATGCTCAGGTTGAGCAACTGGTGGATGTTGCGGGTAAATTCAACGTTGACTACGATGGCTGGGGCACCTATTTCGAAGACCCGGACGCGCAGGACGAAGACGATGAGAATGATGCACATTTAGACGGCGAAGATAACGGCGTGCGCCACTGA
- the pepA gene encoding leucyl aminopeptidase: MEFSVKSGSPEKQRSACIVVGVFEPRRLSPIAEQLDKISDGYISALLRRGELEGKVGQTLLLHHVPNILSERILLIGCGKERELDERQYKQVVQKTINTLNDTGSMEAVCFLTELHVKGRNTYWKVRQAVETSKEALYSFDQLKSNKVEPRRPLRKLVFNVPTRRELTSGERAIQHGLAVASGIKAAKDLGNMPPNICNAAYLASQARQLADAYSKNITTRVIGEQQMKELGMNAYLAVGQGSQNESLMSVIEYKGNPDAEARPIVLVGKGVTFDTGGISLKPGEAMDEMKYDMCGAASVYGVMRMVAELNLPLNVVGVLAGCENMPGGRAYRPGDILTTMSGQTVEVLNTDAEGRLVLCDALTYVERFEPEVVIDVATLTGACVIALGHHISGLLSNHNPLAHELIGASEQAGDRAWRLPMADEYQEQLDSNFADMANIGGRPGGAITAACFLARFTRKYNWAHLDVAGTAWRSGKAKGATGRPVALLSQFLLNRAGLNGDD, encoded by the coding sequence ATGGAGTTCAGTGTAAAAAGCGGTAGCCCGGAAAAACAGCGCAGTGCCTGCATCGTTGTGGGCGTGTTTGAACCGCGCCGGCTGTCACCCATTGCTGAACAGCTGGATAAAATCAGCGATGGATATATCAGCGCCCTGCTGCGTCGTGGCGAACTGGAAGGTAAAGTCGGCCAGACCCTGCTGTTACATCATGTGCCCAATATTCTTTCTGAACGTATCCTGCTGATTGGCTGCGGCAAAGAGCGGGAGCTGGACGAGCGCCAGTACAAGCAGGTTGTCCAGAAAACCATCAATACGCTGAATGATACCGGTTCAATGGAAGCGGTGTGTTTCCTGACCGAGCTGCACGTCAAAGGGCGCAACACCTACTGGAAAGTGCGCCAGGCGGTGGAAACCTCAAAAGAGGCGCTGTACAGCTTCGACCAGCTGAAAAGCAATAAGGTCGAACCTCGTCGCCCGCTGCGTAAACTGGTGTTCAACGTGCCTACGCGCCGTGAACTGACCAGCGGCGAGCGCGCCATCCAGCACGGCCTGGCCGTGGCTTCTGGCATTAAGGCAGCGAAAGACCTTGGCAATATGCCACCAAATATCTGTAACGCTGCTTACCTTGCCTCTCAGGCGCGTCAGCTGGCGGATGCCTACAGCAAAAATATCACTACGCGCGTAATCGGCGAACAGCAGATGAAAGAGCTGGGTATGAACGCCTATCTCGCCGTGGGCCAGGGTTCGCAGAATGAATCCCTGATGTCGGTGATTGAGTACAAAGGCAACCCGGATGCGGAAGCGCGCCCCATCGTACTGGTCGGTAAGGGCGTTACCTTTGATACCGGCGGCATATCGCTGAAACCGGGCGAAGCAATGGACGAAATGAAGTACGATATGTGCGGTGCTGCCTCGGTGTACGGCGTGATGCGCATGGTCGCCGAGCTGAATCTGCCGCTGAACGTGGTTGGCGTGCTGGCCGGCTGTGAAAACATGCCGGGCGGGCGCGCTTATCGTCCCGGGGATATACTCACCACCATGTCCGGTCAAACGGTGGAAGTGTTGAATACCGATGCGGAAGGCCGCCTGGTGCTGTGCGATGCGCTGACCTACGTTGAGCGTTTCGAACCGGAAGTGGTGATTGACGTCGCCACGCTGACCGGCGCCTGCGTGATCGCGCTTGGCCACCATATCAGCGGCCTGCTGTCGAACCACAATCCGCTGGCGCACGAATTGATCGGCGCTTCCGAGCAGGCCGGTGACCGCGCATGGCGTCTGCCGATGGCCGACGAATACCAGGAACAGCTGGACTCCAACTTTGCCGATATGGCCAACATTGGCGGCCGCCCGGGCGGTGCCATCACCGCCGCCTGCTTCCTGGCGCGTTTTACCCGTAAGTACAACTGGGCGCATTTGGACGTGGCCGGCACCGCCTGGCGTTCCGGCAAGGCCAAAGGCGCGACCGGGCGGCCGGTGGCGCTGCTGTCGCAATTCCTGCTGAACCGGGCCGGGCTGAACGGCGACGATTAA
- a CDS encoding AraC family transcriptional regulator — protein MQLTSSLKASPPVLCVAGHQQEEYFAADQLTLLCDGLAKQRPCSLHSVLNSFALIAPLLNAIPHVVFFIKDLQARYLLANLTLAKRCGFKTVTPLLGKTSADVFPAQLGSGYTEQDLRVLRQGVQIQDRLEMHLYSARETGWCLTQKLALYDRQGKIIGMAGISHDLQKSRANHPAYQQLAALDVYIRQHYDKPIAMAELKVLTGLSVARIERYCKRIFHLTPRQMIHKVRLEKASELLASDLPITDIALQCGYTDHSAFSRQFKIMTGSTPRAYRATTKN, from the coding sequence ATGCAATTAACTTCCAGCCTTAAGGCTTCACCGCCCGTTCTCTGCGTTGCCGGGCACCAGCAGGAAGAGTACTTTGCTGCCGATCAGCTTACCCTGTTATGTGACGGGCTGGCAAAACAGCGCCCCTGTTCGTTGCATAGCGTACTGAATTCATTTGCATTAATCGCTCCGTTGCTTAACGCTATTCCCCATGTGGTCTTTTTTATTAAGGATCTGCAGGCGCGCTATCTGTTGGCCAATCTCACGTTAGCCAAACGTTGTGGTTTTAAAACCGTCACGCCGTTGTTAGGTAAAACTTCTGCCGACGTCTTTCCGGCACAGTTGGGTTCCGGTTACACCGAGCAGGATCTGCGTGTATTACGCCAGGGGGTGCAAATCCAGGATCGGCTGGAGATGCACCTCTATAGCGCCCGTGAAACCGGCTGGTGCCTGACGCAAAAACTGGCTCTGTATGACCGGCAGGGCAAGATTATCGGCATGGCTGGGATCTCACACGATCTGCAAAAATCCAGGGCTAATCACCCGGCCTATCAGCAGTTGGCCGCGCTGGACGTCTATATTCGCCAGCATTATGACAAACCGATCGCGATGGCAGAACTCAAGGTGCTGACCGGTCTTTCCGTGGCGCGGATTGAGCGCTACTGCAAACGTATTTTCCACTTGACGCCGCGCCAGATGATCCACAAAGTGCGGCTGGAAAAGGCCAGCGAACTGCTGGCCAGCGATCTGCCCATCACCGATATTGCATTACAATGCGGCTATACCGATCACAGTGCTTTCAGCCGTCAGTTCAAAATCATGACAGGATCGACGCCTCGCGCCTACCGCGCCACGACCAAAAATTGA
- a CDS encoding DNA polymerase III subunit chi, protein MKNATFYLLETDIPVDGLSAQEALVCSLAEARWREGKRVLIACEDEVQAIRLDEALWQRPASAFVPHNLAGEGPKYGAPVELAWPQRRGNAPRDLLISLLPQFADFATAFYEVIDFVPYEASLKQLARDRYKAYRSVGFHLNTATPPLPKT, encoded by the coding sequence ATGAAAAACGCAACTTTCTATCTGCTGGAAACCGACATCCCGGTTGACGGACTGAGCGCTCAGGAAGCGCTGGTCTGTTCCCTGGCCGAGGCCCGCTGGCGAGAAGGAAAGCGCGTGCTGATCGCCTGTGAAGACGAAGTGCAGGCGATCCGGCTGGACGAAGCCTTGTGGCAGCGCCCGGCCAGCGCCTTTGTACCGCATAATCTGGCAGGTGAAGGACCGAAGTACGGCGCCCCGGTCGAACTGGCCTGGCCACAGCGTCGCGGCAATGCGCCGCGCGACCTGCTGATCAGCCTGCTGCCGCAGTTTGCAGATTTTGCCACCGCTTTCTATGAGGTGATAGACTTCGTACCCTATGAAGCATCCCTGAAACAGCTGGCGCGCGACCGCTACAAAGCGTATCGCAGCGTTGGCTTCCACTTGAATACGGCAACGCCCCCATTGCCTAAGACATAG
- a CDS encoding GNAT family N-acetyltransferase — protein sequence MTSPMQTTLRVRPIARADNPHIAAVIRTVSAEFGLTADKGYTVSDPNLDHLYQLYSEDNSAYWVVELAGKVVGGGGVAPLVGSDADVCELQKMYFLPAVRGLGLAHRLAIQAMDYGRQCGFKRCYLETTASLTRAIRLYEQLGFSHIDGPMGATGHVDCEVTMLKAL from the coding sequence ATGACATCCCCGATGCAAACCACCCTGCGCGTGCGCCCAATCGCCCGCGCTGACAACCCGCATATAGCCGCCGTTATTCGCACGGTGTCGGCAGAATTTGGCCTGACGGCGGACAAAGGTTACACGGTTTCTGACCCTAATCTTGACCATCTTTACCAACTCTACAGCGAGGACAACAGCGCTTACTGGGTAGTCGAACTGGCGGGCAAGGTGGTAGGCGGCGGCGGCGTAGCCCCGCTGGTGGGCAGCGATGCCGATGTTTGTGAACTGCAGAAAATGTACTTCCTGCCCGCCGTGCGCGGCCTTGGCCTGGCACATCGTCTGGCGATCCAGGCTATGGATTATGGCCGCCAGTGCGGTTTCAAGCGCTGCTATCTCGAAACCACCGCCTCACTGACGCGTGCCATTCGCCTGTATGAACAGCTTGGCTTCAGCCATATCGACGGGCCGATGGGGGCCACCGGCCATGTGGATTGTGAAGTGACCATGCTGAAAGCGCTGTGA
- a CDS encoding inositol monophosphatase family protein, whose translation MDLKYFAKIAASIADQTRQQLKQERQRYLYSGREFDTKDDLSPVTLIDRQVEQLIRGQLTQAFPSHGILGEEFGASAHHGEWVWVIDPIDGTRQFIAGVPVYGTLLALCRHGRPVVGIIDIPALDERWIGIAGYPSTLNGYPVTTRSCKYLSDALMSTSNTEFVLPEHLAGYNHLLTASKWRIYGGACYAYGCLASGRLDLSVDSGGMREVDYCAMVPIIEGAGGKITDWEGEPLTMYSGSSVVAAGDPQLHAQVLLALSRHNSSPSPLLK comes from the coding sequence ATGGATCTGAAATACTTCGCTAAGATCGCTGCATCCATCGCCGATCAGACCCGTCAGCAACTGAAACAAGAACGCCAGCGTTATCTGTACAGTGGCCGCGAATTTGATACTAAAGACGATCTAAGCCCGGTCACCCTCATCGACCGTCAGGTCGAACAACTGATACGCGGGCAGTTAACCCAGGCGTTCCCCTCCCACGGCATTTTAGGCGAGGAGTTCGGTGCCAGCGCTCATCATGGAGAATGGGTGTGGGTTATCGACCCTATAGATGGGACCAGACAGTTTATCGCTGGCGTTCCGGTTTACGGAACATTGTTGGCGCTGTGTCGCCACGGTCGGCCCGTGGTCGGGATCATTGATATTCCTGCACTGGACGAGCGCTGGATCGGCATTGCCGGGTACCCCAGCACTTTGAATGGCTACCCCGTTACCACTCGCTCCTGCAAATATCTGTCTGATGCTCTTATGTCCACGAGCAATACTGAGTTTGTACTTCCTGAGCATCTGGCCGGCTACAACCATCTGCTCACAGCCAGCAAATGGCGCATCTATGGTGGCGCTTGCTATGCCTATGGTTGCCTGGCTTCCGGTCGTCTCGATCTCAGCGTCGATAGCGGAGGCATGCGTGAAGTTGATTACTGCGCAATGGTACCGATCATTGAAGGCGCTGGCGGCAAAATCACCGACTGGGAGGGTGAACCACTCACCATGTATTCCGGCTCCAGCGTAGTTGCGGCTGGCGATCCTCAACTGCATGCGCAAGTGCTTTTAGCGCTTTCCCGCCACAATAGTTCGCCATCTCCCCTCCTCAAGTGA
- the lptF gene encoding LPS export ABC transporter permease LptF encodes MIIIRYLVRETLKSQLAILFILLLIFFCQKLVRILGAAVDGEIPTNLVLTLLGLGVPEMAQLILPLSLFLAILMTLGRLYTESEITVMHACGLGKSVLVKAAMILMLFTALLAALNVGWLGPWSARYQNEVMQNAKANPGAAALAAGQFQQSADGQSVLFIENVKGNTFRNVFLAQLRPKGNARPSVVVAEQGRMEQRVDGSQIVTLDSGTRFEGTALLRDFRITDFKNYQAIIGHQAVTLDPNDSEQMSLDTLWHSDKPDFRSELHWRLTLVFSVLIMALMVVPLSVVNPRQGRVLSMLPAMLLYLVFFLLQSSLRSSGGKGRIDPAVAMWAVNLAYLALAVLLNAWDTVPMRRLRARFNRGGSV; translated from the coding sequence GTGATTATCATTAGATATCTGGTCCGGGAAACGCTCAAAAGCCAACTGGCTATCCTGTTTATCCTGCTGCTGATCTTCTTTTGCCAGAAGTTAGTCAGGATACTGGGAGCCGCGGTGGATGGCGAGATCCCTACAAATTTAGTACTGACATTATTGGGCCTTGGCGTGCCGGAAATGGCGCAGCTGATCCTGCCGTTAAGCCTGTTTTTAGCCATTCTGATGACGCTTGGCCGGTTATATACCGAGAGCGAAATCACGGTGATGCATGCCTGTGGTTTGGGCAAAAGCGTGCTGGTAAAAGCCGCGATGATCCTGATGCTGTTCACCGCGCTGCTGGCGGCGCTCAATGTCGGCTGGCTGGGGCCATGGTCGGCCCGCTATCAGAATGAAGTGATGCAAAACGCCAAGGCTAACCCCGGCGCGGCCGCGCTGGCGGCCGGGCAGTTTCAGCAGTCGGCCGACGGGCAATCGGTGCTGTTTATTGAAAACGTGAAAGGTAACACCTTCCGCAACGTTTTCCTCGCGCAGCTGCGGCCAAAAGGTAACGCGCGTCCTTCCGTAGTGGTGGCCGAACAGGGCCGTATGGAGCAGCGCGTCGACGGATCGCAGATCGTGACGCTGGACAGCGGCACCCGCTTTGAAGGCACTGCGTTACTGCGCGACTTCCGCATTACCGATTTCAAAAACTATCAGGCGATTATCGGCCATCAGGCGGTGACGCTGGACCCTAATGATTCCGAGCAGATGAGCCTGGATACCCTGTGGCATTCTGACAAGCCCGATTTTCGCAGCGAGCTGCACTGGCGTCTGACGCTGGTGTTTTCGGTACTGATTATGGCGCTGATGGTGGTGCCGCTTAGCGTGGTCAATCCGCGTCAGGGGCGCGTGCTGTCTATGCTGCCAGCGATGCTGCTGTATCTGGTGTTCTTCCTGCTGCAAAGTTCGCTGCGCTCCAGCGGCGGCAAGGGCCGCATCGACCCGGCTGTTGCGATGTGGGCAGTTAACCTCGCTTATCTGGCGCTGGCCGTGCTGCTGAATGCGTGGGACACGGTGCCGATGCGCCGTCTGCGCGCGCGCTTTAATCGCGGAGGATCGGTCTGA
- a CDS encoding valine--tRNA ligase, which yields MEKTYNPQDIEQPLYEHWEQQGYFKPHGNTSEESFCIMIPPPNVTGSLHMGHAFQQTIMDTMIRYQRMQGKNTLWQAGTDHAGIATQMVVERKIAAEEGKTRQDYGRDAFIEKIWQWKAESGGTITRQMRRLGNSVDWERERFTMDDGLSNAVKEVFVRLHKENLIYRGKRLVNWDPKLRTAISDLEVENRESKGSMWHIRYPLADGVKTADGKDYLVVATTRPETVLGDTGVAVNPEDPRYKDLIGKFLVLPLVDRRIPIVGDEHADREKGTGCVKITPAHDFNDYEVGRRHRLPMINILTFDGDIRDSAQVYDTNGEESDVFAPTIPAEFRGLERFAARKAVVAAVDALGLLDEIKPHDLTVPYGDRGGVVIEPMLTDQWYVRTAPLAKVAVEAVEQGEIQFVPKQYENMYFSWMRDIQDWCISRQLWWGHRIPAWYDAAGNVYVARSEEEARAENNLAADVVLTQDEDVLDTWFSSGLWTFSTLGWPENTAALRTFHPTSVLVSGFDIIFFWIARMIMLTMHFIKDENGKPQVPFKTVYMTGLIRDDEGQKMSKSKGNVIDPLDMVDGISLEDLLEKRTGNMMQPQLAEKIRKRTEKQFPNGIEPHGTDALRFTLAALASTGRDINWDMKRLEGYRNFCNKLWNASRFVLMNTEDHDCGFNGGELALSLADRWILAEFNRTVKAYREALDSYRFDIAANILYEFTWNQFCDWYLELAKPVMNGGSEAHLRGTRNTLVNVLEALLRLAHPIIPFITETIWQRVKVLKNISDDTIMLQPMPEFSASKADEVAMADTEWLKQAIVAVRNIRNEMNISPAKPLDVLLRGASDEVVRRVNDNHNFLKTLARLTTLELLPAGEKGPVAVTKLVDGAELLIPMADLVDKTAELERLAKEVVKLELEMGKISAKLDNEGFVARAPEAVVAKERERLHDFALAKARLTEQQAVIAAL from the coding sequence ATGGAAAAGACATATAACCCGCAAGATATCGAGCAGCCGCTTTACGAGCACTGGGAACAACAGGGCTATTTTAAACCGCATGGCAATACGTCCGAGGAAAGCTTCTGCATCATGATCCCGCCGCCGAACGTGACCGGTAGCTTGCATATGGGCCACGCTTTCCAGCAGACCATCATGGATACCATGATCCGCTACCAGCGCATGCAGGGTAAAAACACCCTGTGGCAGGCAGGGACTGACCATGCGGGCATCGCCACGCAGATGGTGGTTGAGCGCAAGATCGCGGCCGAAGAAGGTAAAACCCGCCAGGATTACGGCCGGGATGCCTTTATAGAAAAAATCTGGCAGTGGAAAGCCGAATCTGGCGGCACCATTACCCGCCAGATGCGCCGCCTGGGCAACTCCGTCGACTGGGAGCGCGAGCGCTTCACCATGGATGACGGCCTGTCGAACGCGGTAAAAGAGGTGTTCGTTCGCCTGCACAAAGAGAACCTGATCTACCGTGGCAAACGTCTGGTGAACTGGGACCCGAAACTGCGCACCGCCATTTCCGACCTGGAGGTGGAAAACCGCGAATCCAAAGGTTCCATGTGGCATATCCGCTATCCACTGGCCGACGGGGTTAAAACCGCTGACGGCAAAGATTACCTGGTGGTCGCCACTACCCGCCCCGAAACCGTGCTCGGCGACACCGGCGTGGCGGTCAATCCTGAAGATCCGCGTTATAAAGACCTGATCGGCAAATTCCTCGTGCTGCCGCTGGTGGATCGCCGTATTCCCATCGTCGGCGACGAACACGCGGATAGGGAGAAAGGCACCGGCTGCGTGAAAATCACCCCGGCGCACGACTTCAACGACTACGAAGTCGGCCGCCGTCATCGTTTACCGATGATCAATATTCTGACCTTCGACGGTGACATTCGTGATTCCGCCCAGGTTTACGACACCAACGGCGAAGAATCTGACGTCTTCGCGCCCACCATCCCGGCGGAATTCCGTGGGCTGGAGCGCTTTGCAGCACGTAAAGCCGTCGTCGCGGCGGTTGATGCACTCGGCCTGCTGGATGAGATCAAACCGCACGATCTGACCGTTCCCTACGGCGACCGCGGCGGCGTGGTTATCGAACCGATGCTGACCGATCAGTGGTACGTACGCACTGCCCCGCTGGCGAAAGTGGCGGTGGAAGCGGTGGAACAGGGCGAAATCCAGTTCGTACCGAAGCAGTACGAAAACATGTACTTCTCGTGGATGCGCGATATTCAGGACTGGTGCATCTCGCGCCAGCTGTGGTGGGGTCACCGCATTCCGGCCTGGTACGATGCTGCAGGCAATGTTTATGTTGCTCGCAGCGAAGAAGAAGCGCGTGCCGAAAACAATCTGGCTGCGGATGTGGTACTGACTCAGGATGAAGACGTGCTCGATACCTGGTTCTCTTCCGGCCTGTGGACTTTCTCCACCCTCGGCTGGCCGGAAAATACCGCAGCGCTGCGCACCTTCCACCCGACCAGCGTGCTGGTGAGCGGCTTCGACATTATCTTCTTCTGGATTGCGCGCATGATCATGCTGACCATGCACTTCATCAAAGATGAAAACGGCAAGCCTCAGGTGCCGTTCAAAACCGTCTATATGACCGGCCTGATCCGCGATGATGAAGGGCAGAAAATGTCCAAGTCGAAAGGCAACGTGATCGATCCGCTGGATATGGTTGACGGTATCTCGCTGGAAGATCTGCTTGAGAAGCGCACCGGCAATATGATGCAGCCACAGCTGGCGGAGAAAATCCGCAAGCGCACCGAGAAGCAGTTCCCGAACGGCATTGAACCGCACGGCACCGATGCGCTGCGCTTCACTCTGGCGGCGCTGGCGTCAACCGGACGTGATATCAACTGGGACATGAAACGCCTGGAAGGTTACCGCAACTTCTGTAATAAGCTGTGGAACGCCAGCCGCTTCGTGTTGATGAATACCGAAGATCACGACTGTGGTTTCAACGGCGGCGAACTGGCGCTGTCGCTGGCAGATCGCTGGATCCTCGCCGAGTTTAACCGCACGGTGAAAGCTTACCGCGAAGCGCTGGACAGCTATCGTTTCGATATTGCCGCCAATATCCTGTATGAGTTCACCTGGAACCAGTTTTGCGACTGGTATCTGGAGCTGGCCAAACCGGTAATGAATGGTGGCAGCGAAGCCCATCTGCGCGGCACGCGCAATACGCTGGTCAATGTCCTGGAAGCCCTGCTGCGCCTGGCGCATCCGATTATTCCCTTTATCACTGAAACCATCTGGCAGCGGGTGAAAGTGCTGAAAAACATCAGCGACGACACCATCATGCTACAGCCGATGCCGGAATTCTCCGCCAGCAAGGCAGACGAAGTGGCCATGGCCGATACCGAGTGGCTGAAGCAGGCGATCGTGGCGGTGCGCAATATCCGTAACGAGATGAACATTTCTCCGGCCAAACCGCTGGATGTTCTGCTGCGCGGTGCCAGCGATGAGGTGGTTCGTCGCGTTAATGATAACCACAACTTCCTGAAAACCCTGGCGCGCCTGACTACGCTGGAGCTGCTGCCTGCCGGTGAGAAAGGCCCGGTTGCCGTCACCAAACTGGTGGACGGCGCTGAGCTGCTGATCCCAATGGCCGACCTGGTGGATAAGACCGCCGAGCTGGAGCGCCTGGCGAAAGAGGTGGTTAAGCTGGAGCTGGAGATGGGGAAAATCAGCGCCAAGCTGGATAATGAAGGGTTTGTGGCGCGCGCACCTGAAGCTGTGGTGGCGAAAGAGCGTGAACGCCTGCACGATTTTGCACTGGCCAAAGCCAGGCTGACCGAGCAGCAGGCGGTGATCGCCGCACTGTAA